One window from the genome of Chroococcidiopsis sp. TS-821 encodes:
- a CDS encoding energy-coupling factor ABC transporter ATP-binding protein, with protein sequence MPTQLRLQQVSLSAAIGSQSLLQDISFDVSKGDRIAIVGSSGAGKTSLLRLLNRLSEPTAGMIWFENQDYRQIPVLQLRQQIVLVPQESKLLGMTVQEAIAYPLVLRKLSKRQIQQRVSQCLEALHIPAEWLDRNELQLSVGQRQLVAIARALVIQPKILLFDEPTSALDAGKSSHLVQVLTDLATTHQTTILMVNHQLEIAELFCTRVLHLQQGKLIQDRPSTQVDWINLQQTLIQAEAETVAEWG encoded by the coding sequence GTGCCAACACAACTGCGCTTACAGCAGGTGAGTTTATCGGCTGCGATTGGTTCGCAGTCTTTACTACAAGATATCTCTTTTGATGTTTCAAAGGGCGATCGCATTGCGATTGTCGGTTCATCTGGTGCAGGGAAAACGTCGCTGTTACGACTATTGAATCGCTTAAGCGAACCAACAGCAGGTATGATTTGGTTTGAAAATCAAGACTATCGCCAAATTCCTGTGTTGCAGCTACGTCAACAAATCGTACTAGTACCCCAAGAGTCAAAGTTGTTGGGAATGACAGTACAAGAGGCGATCGCTTATCCTCTTGTGTTGCGCAAATTGTCAAAACGACAAATTCAACAACGCGTTTCCCAATGTCTGGAAGCCTTGCATATTCCCGCAGAGTGGTTAGATCGCAATGAATTGCAACTTTCGGTAGGGCAAAGACAGTTAGTTGCGATCGCGCGGGCTTTAGTCATTCAACCTAAAATTTTACTATTCGATGAACCTACATCTGCATTAGATGCAGGTAAATCGTCACACCTAGTACAAGTTTTAACTGATTTAGCTACAACGCATCAAACGACCATTTTGATGGTGAATCATCAATTAGAGATTGCAGAGTTATTCTGTACGCGCGTTTTACACTTACAACAGGGTAAGCTAATTCAAGATCGACCTAGTACTCAAGTCGATTGGATTAACCTACAACAAACTCTCATACAAGCTGAAGCAGAAACAGTTGCTGAATGGGGCTAA